The window GCGGTCGCTCGTCGCCCGGTCGCTCGTCGAGCTCATGGAGTCCTTTCGGCACTGAGTGCTATAACCATCATGGCGCAGCGAGCGCCTCTCAGTGAGGAGACGACATGACCGACACCACCGCCGGACGGTTCACCGGCAGGACCATCATCGTCACCGGGGCGGGCTCCGGCATCGGACGCGCCACGGCGACGCGCATCGCGAACGAGGGCGGGCGCGTGATCGCGACCGACGTCGTCGCCGAGCGGCTCGACGCCCTCCGCGCCGAACTCGACGATTTCGACGTCGAGACCGTCGTCGGGGACGTCGCAGCGACCGAGACGATCGACGCACTCATCGCGGCCGCGGGCGATCGCATCGACGGACTGGCGAACGTCGCCGGCATCATGGACGCCTTCCTGCCGCCGAGCGAGGTCGACGACGCCACCTGGGACCGCGTCTTCAGCGTCAACGTCACCGGGCCGATGCGCCTCACCCGCGCCGTCCTGCCGCACATGATCGCCGCCGGTCGCGGCGCCGTCGTGAACGTCGCGTCCGAGGCCGCACTCCGTGCCTCGGCAGCGGGTGCCGCGTACACGGCGTCGAAGCACGCGATCGCCGGGTTCACCAAGAGCGTGGCGTTCTTCCACGGGCCGCAGGGCATCCGGGCGAACGCGGTCGCGCCGGGTGCGGTCGCGACGAACATCGAGGCGCCGATGCGCAGCGAGTACGCCGCCAGCCGAGTGGGCCCCATCATGCAGGTCGCGATCCCGCCGGTCGCGCAGCCGGAGCAGCTCGCCGCGGCCATCACCTGGCTGCTCAGCGACGACTCCGCCAACGTGAACGGCGCCGTGCTGC of the Curtobacterium sp. TC1 genome contains:
- a CDS encoding SDR family NAD(P)-dependent oxidoreductase gives rise to the protein MTDTTAGRFTGRTIIVTGAGSGIGRATATRIANEGGRVIATDVVAERLDALRAELDDFDVETVVGDVAATETIDALIAAAGDRIDGLANVAGIMDAFLPPSEVDDATWDRVFSVNVTGPMRLTRAVLPHMIAAGRGAVVNVASEAALRASAAGAAYTASKHAIAGFTKSVAFFHGPQGIRANAVAPGAVATNIEAPMRSEYAASRVGPIMQVAIPPVAQPEQLAAAITWLLSDDSANVNGAVLPSDGGWSVV